One window of Saprospiraceae bacterium genomic DNA carries:
- a CDS encoding gliding motility-associated C-terminal domain-containing protein: MYRILLFLICVFSLVGTTQLIAQCTPPMAEECELANVLCSLDEVNGYACNNPSTVASPCQPLCSQGGVGHNTSWWAFVSQGGNVTITLTIGNCTSSQGIQYGIWGDCNCGQEVVCRSIPCIPPNSTSTATATLIPCKTYYLWVDGCSGDICDFTINTSGGGPPSLDPLGFINNIASKIIQPVCVGACNVRFFVNPQSGGCEPTYVWTLDGDEVGGNSNEVRLDFPDEGDFIICVTAYIGNPSSGSICSQEGPQCATVKVRPIADKMGPPRYICYELANPGGYKWHSQRIFQTGEYREQFTDANCCKYDSIVQFYVLDKPDPPDVYYITCDGEPYIDILGRAHVPCKQQFEVALPKTTDPYRCDSAILLTAVSVDFAPNFRVQCIGGQVEISPGVRIIKPCSVGETYQFEYRWYKKNDPAKKTISQDERLLVDAVKEDYCVEVNVKVELATEFAICAKTFCETFNEDDLAPKCFPLAGDVVLCVGKNGSYWIDTFINQKVTFYTWTVDGGFVVSKPDSQGVEIKWLLPPGDTGTVCVYYDTDCGRSCEKCIKVAIQAVPAPKAGPNDSICDLANQFNGQKDVGGSWTQIGGPGNSNITDITDPKSNVKVDSFGIYRYVYSETRLGCTGTDTVDLYFNSTPDSSGITYLCNVKQTQYKLRFQVRGGTPPYTVVQGNGTIDANNVYLSNFHDNLTNYTILVRDAMGCILTFNFNHECKCTNLVGVLDKGLENKCESDIFTFFYDPALEKLDPNDTVIYVMTNDPDPDNAAGGSFIKMLNSKTIAYDPGTMSFNTTYYIFVLVGKRNGQGGIDFSAGCVQVDGPKPFVFYKNPLPNAGVDDAICGTVYDLKGISSILGTNLKWRLISGPSGVQFSDDVLATSSVNTQGNYGKYVFELTEDNNNCAAADLVEITFNPSPFIAVFEKICIEYIPPYPYKATINITNGKPPFTILQGGGMINGNVYMTDTLASLVQFNVKIQDANGCVSNLIIDDYNCDCGAIDAGELDSIPTEICIDKCVPIKTIIPPILDPEDVVMYVFHQSSYNDLTVPKLDTFFSLNDVVCFDATKGMITGKAYYITCVVGDDKDFDGIVDPNDPCKRVTKNQPIIWYDYPSPDAGPADSICFYNYQLNGITNTGTPSWRFIGGSGTSTLSNAGNDQTNVSVSGKGTYQYELSEDFKGCISRDTVTVTHWDAPNFIDVPPPYECDNTAEKFRVTIDGANGDRPSWNIDGTTNPSGTLAGSFVGGNTWRTDWINNNEVYQLIINDRHDCLPDTTSNTYECPCISGLGNLNKTPIILCANATAQAVYNAAAGSPDGNDVVRFVLYDGNPADPKTGTFINVNASGTFSFQTGMQLGKTYYIIVLMGNPDPVTGVVLNDRCLKFDVVPVTWYDFPKAVIGGVNKLTCAVTSITLNGTSSTSGSGANLNYQWSASNGGQFVNPGNVTSNTTDINAPGTYKLQVTDPISGCTNEITYNVSIDVQKPTVNIGQPLQITCDRLTVNLDGNASSKGSEYSVRWTGPGTIQNGNTYTPTVDALGTYRLIVTNNNNGCIDSFAMNVTADLRKPVPNIQQIGQLTCTVKQVQLDASASTGQAGSIGGYIWSTPNGSIVSGVGTSRITVDKPGTYRVQVKDQANGCTEFTDIEVLEIGNPFAGINLAAINPLCFGERNGTVNVTGVIANGPANGLEYSFNGGQFSSSKTFGNLSQGTYRLKVRDVNGCEHDTTVTLIEPGKLGIDVDKVIIVDQDQTVFLDTMLNLITGGTSAYRDTVWWNLNQNVDWEPKLRYQADTTRDFLITLIDGAGCKIEDRVRVVVRIIKDVWWPTAFTPNGDNINDLWNLKGKRVRNIKSLNIYDRWGELVYAAKNIKDGNLDAGVGWGGNFRGERALPGVYVFYAEVEYVGSEGSDIYKGEFTLLR; this comes from the coding sequence ATGTATCGAATTTTACTTTTTTTAATATGTGTTTTTAGTCTAGTTGGAACTACCCAACTGATCGCACAATGTACCCCTCCGATGGCTGAAGAGTGTGAACTCGCCAATGTGTTGTGTTCATTGGATGAGGTTAACGGCTATGCCTGTAATAACCCAAGTACAGTTGCCAGTCCATGCCAACCCTTATGTTCACAAGGGGGTGTGGGTCACAATACCAGTTGGTGGGCTTTTGTGTCTCAGGGGGGAAATGTGACCATCACATTAACCATCGGGAATTGTACAAGCTCACAAGGTATTCAATACGGAATTTGGGGAGATTGCAATTGTGGCCAAGAGGTCGTATGTCGATCAATCCCATGTATTCCACCAAATAGTACATCAACGGCAACTGCAACACTTATTCCTTGCAAAACTTATTATCTATGGGTAGATGGTTGCAGCGGGGATATTTGTGATTTTACGATTAATACTTCTGGTGGAGGGCCACCTTCCTTAGATCCATTAGGGTTTATTAATAATATAGCCAGTAAAATTATTCAACCTGTTTGTGTTGGTGCATGTAATGTTCGATTTTTTGTAAATCCACAATCAGGTGGCTGTGAGCCAACCTATGTATGGACTTTAGATGGCGATGAAGTTGGAGGCAATTCAAATGAAGTGCGTTTAGATTTTCCAGATGAAGGTGATTTTATTATTTGTGTTACAGCATATATTGGTAACCCTTCCAGTGGTTCTATTTGTTCACAGGAAGGTCCACAATGTGCTACCGTAAAAGTTAGACCCATTGCTGATAAAATGGGACCTCCACGATATATTTGTTATGAATTAGCAAATCCTGGAGGTTACAAATGGCATTCTCAACGAATTTTCCAAACGGGGGAATACCGGGAGCAATTCACTGATGCCAATTGTTGTAAATATGACTCTATTGTACAATTTTATGTTTTAGACAAACCGGATCCACCGGATGTATATTATATAACGTGTGATGGCGAACCTTATATTGATATTCTAGGCCGTGCTCACGTACCTTGTAAGCAACAATTTGAAGTTGCTTTGCCTAAAACAACCGATCCCTATCGTTGCGACAGTGCAATTCTATTAACCGCAGTTTCTGTTGATTTTGCTCCTAATTTCCGAGTACAGTGTATTGGTGGACAAGTCGAAATTTCTCCTGGAGTTCGTATAATAAAACCATGTAGTGTTGGCGAAACGTATCAATTTGAATACCGTTGGTATAAGAAAAACGATCCAGCGAAGAAAACAATCAGTCAAGATGAGAGACTTTTAGTAGATGCCGTAAAGGAAGATTATTGTGTAGAGGTAAATGTAAAGGTTGAATTAGCAACTGAATTTGCAATTTGTGCCAAAACATTCTGTGAAACATTTAATGAAGACGATCTGGCACCTAAATGTTTTCCTTTAGCAGGAGATGTAGTTTTATGTGTGGGGAAAAATGGTTCTTATTGGATTGATACGTTTATCAATCAAAAAGTTACTTTTTATACCTGGACTGTTGATGGAGGCTTTGTAGTATCTAAGCCCGATTCTCAAGGAGTAGAAATCAAATGGTTACTTCCTCCAGGTGACACAGGTACTGTTTGCGTTTATTATGATACAGACTGTGGAAGAAGCTGCGAAAAATGTATTAAAGTAGCTATTCAGGCTGTTCCTGCTCCTAAAGCGGGTCCCAATGACAGTATTTGCGATTTGGCAAATCAATTCAATGGACAAAAAGATGTAGGAGGTAGCTGGACCCAAATTGGAGGACCTGGAAACTCAAATATAACAGATATTACAGACCCTAAGTCCAATGTAAAAGTTGACTCGTTTGGAATCTATCGATATGTTTATTCTGAAACACGACTGGGTTGTACCGGTACAGATACAGTTGATCTTTATTTTAATTCTACACCGGATTCTTCTGGAATAACTTACTTGTGTAATGTTAAACAGACCCAATACAAATTGCGCTTTCAAGTGCGTGGTGGAACGCCACCTTACACTGTAGTACAAGGAAATGGTACCATTGATGCAAACAATGTCTACTTATCAAATTTCCATGATAATTTAACGAATTATACCATTTTGGTGCGCGATGCGATGGGTTGCATTTTAACATTTAATTTTAATCACGAATGTAAGTGTACCAATCTTGTTGGTGTTCTTGACAAAGGCCTTGAGAATAAATGCGAGTCAGATATATTTACGTTTTTTTATGATCCGGCCCTGGAAAAATTGGATCCAAACGATACCGTAATTTATGTTATGACAAACGATCCAGATCCAGATAATGCAGCGGGGGGATCGTTTATTAAAATGCTTAATTCCAAAACCATTGCTTATGATCCTGGTACTATGAGTTTTAATACAACTTATTACATTTTTGTTTTAGTTGGAAAGCGAAATGGTCAGGGAGGAATTGATTTTTCAGCAGGTTGTGTTCAAGTTGATGGTCCAAAACCATTTGTATTCTATAAAAACCCATTACCAAACGCAGGGGTTGACGATGCGATTTGCGGAACGGTGTATGACCTTAAAGGAATTTCTAGTATTCTGGGCACTAACTTAAAGTGGCGATTGATTTCCGGTCCATCTGGAGTTCAGTTTTCAGATGATGTTTTGGCAACTTCGTCAGTCAATACTCAAGGAAATTATGGTAAGTATGTTTTCGAATTAACGGAAGATAATAATAATTGTGCTGCTGCTGATTTGGTTGAAATTACATTCAATCCATCTCCATTTATTGCAGTGTTTGAAAAAATATGTATTGAATATATACCGCCTTATCCGTATAAAGCAACGATTAATATTACCAATGGAAAACCACCATTTACAATTTTACAGGGTGGAGGTATGATCAATGGCAATGTATATATGACCGATACGCTTGCAAGTTTAGTACAATTCAATGTAAAAATTCAAGATGCCAATGGTTGTGTTTCAAATTTAATCATTGACGACTATAACTGTGATTGTGGTGCAATCGATGCAGGAGAGTTGGATTCAATTCCAACAGAAATTTGTATTGATAAATGTGTACCAATCAAAACAATAATTCCACCAATATTAGATCCAGAAGATGTGGTAATGTATGTGTTTCACCAATCTTCATACAATGATTTAACAGTGCCAAAGCTGGATACATTCTTTAGTTTAAATGATGTGGTTTGTTTTGATGCAACGAAAGGAATGATTACTGGTAAAGCGTATTATATCACCTGCGTTGTGGGGGATGACAAAGATTTTGATGGCATAGTAGATCCAAATGATCCTTGTAAACGGGTTACTAAAAATCAACCAATCATATGGTATGATTATCCAAGTCCGGATGCAGGACCTGCGGATAGTATTTGTTTTTACAACTATCAATTAAACGGTATTACCAATACAGGTACACCAAGCTGGAGATTTATTGGAGGCAGTGGCACCAGTACGCTTTCAAATGCAGGCAATGACCAAACCAATGTTAGTGTTTCAGGAAAAGGTACTTACCAATATGAATTATCTGAGGACTTTAAAGGTTGTATTTCAAGGGATACCGTAACAGTAACCCATTGGGATGCTCCAAATTTTATTGATGTACCACCTCCTTATGAGTGCGATAATACCGCAGAAAAATTCAGAGTAACCATTGATGGTGCTAACGGAGATCGTCCATCCTGGAATATCGATGGAACGACTAATCCAAGTGGAACATTGGCCGGAAGTTTTGTAGGTGGAAATACCTGGAGAACGGATTGGATCAATAATAATGAAGTGTATCAATTGATAATCAATGACAGACATGACTGTTTGCCTGACACTACTTCAAATACCTATGAATGTCCTTGTATCAGTGGACTCGGGAATTTAAATAAAACGCCAATCATCTTATGTGCAAATGCAACAGCACAAGCTGTGTATAATGCTGCAGCCGGAAGTCCGGATGGCAATGATGTAGTTCGTTTTGTATTGTATGATGGAAATCCTGCGGATCCTAAAACTGGAACATTTATTAACGTAAATGCTTCTGGTACATTTAGCTTCCAAACAGGAATGCAATTGGGTAAAACGTATTACATCATTGTATTGATGGGAAATCCAGATCCTGTTACCGGGGTTGTACTTAATGACCGTTGTTTGAAATTTGATGTTGTGCCAGTTACCTGGTATGATTTTCCAAAAGCAGTAATAGGAGGGGTCAATAAATTAACGTGTGCCGTAACTTCTATTACATTAAATGGAACATCTTCCACCAGTGGATCAGGTGCCAACCTCAATTATCAGTGGTCGGCCTCTAATGGTGGACAATTTGTAAATCCAGGGAATGTTACCAGCAATACAACAGATATTAATGCGCCAGGTACTTATAAATTACAAGTAACAGATCCAATTTCAGGATGCACCAATGAAATTACCTATAATGTAAGTATTGATGTTCAGAAGCCAACTGTTAACATTGGTCAACCTTTGCAAATTACCTGCGATCGCTTGACTGTTAATCTAGATGGAAATGCTTCCTCTAAAGGATCTGAATACAGCGTTCGATGGACTGGTCCGGGTACTATTCAAAATGGAAATACCTATACACCAACTGTGGATGCATTGGGTACCTATCGATTGATTGTTACCAATAATAATAACGGTTGTATAGATTCATTTGCAATGAATGTAACAGCTGATTTAAGAAAACCGGTTCCAAATATTCAACAAATTGGTCAATTGACCTGTACAGTTAAACAAGTTCAACTGGATGCAAGTGCTTCAACAGGTCAAGCTGGTTCAATTGGAGGATACATTTGGTCAACTCCAAATGGCAGCATTGTTTCTGGTGTAGGAACTTCAAGAATTACAGTTGATAAACCAGGAACATACAGAGTTCAAGTAAAAGATCAAGCGAACGGATGTACCGAATTTACAGATATTGAAGTATTGGAAATTGGCAATCCATTTGCTGGAATAAATCTTGCAGCAATTAATCCACTTTGTTTTGGTGAACGCAATGGTACTGTAAATGTTACAGGAGTTATTGCAAACGGACCAGCAAACGGATTGGAGTATTCATTTAATGGAGGCCAGTTTTCAAGTTCTAAAACATTTGGAAACCTCTCACAGGGAACCTATCGATTAAAAGTTAGGGATGTGAATGGCTGTGAGCATGATACTACAGTAACTTTAATTGAACCAGGTAAATTAGGTATTGATGTTGATAAGGTGATTATTGTTGACCAGGATCAAACGGTGTTCCTGGATACGATGTTAAATCTTATTACAGGGGGTACTTCAGCCTATAGAGATACCGTTTGGTGGAATTTAAACCAAAATGTAGACTGGGAACCTAAATTGCGTTATCAGGCAGATACAACCAGAGACTTCTTGATTACATTGATTGATGGTGCTGGTTGTAAAATTGAAGACCGCGTACGTGTTGTGGTCCGTATTATAAAAGATGTGTGGTGGCCAACAGCATTTACACCAAACGGAGATAACATCAATGATCTTTGGAATCTAAAAGGTAAACGCGTTAGAAACATTAAATCATTAAATATCTATGACCGTTGGGGTGAATTGGTTTATGCAGCAAAGAATATTAAAGATGGAAATCTTGATGCCGGAGTAGGTTGGGGTGGTAACTTTAGAGGAGAAAGAGCCTTACCAGGTGTTTATGTATTCTATGCAGAAGTTGAGTATGTTGGTTCTGAAGGATCAGATATTTATAAAGGAGAATTCACACTGCTTAGGTAA